Part of the Tetragenococcus koreensis genome, TGTCCCGCGTTCTTCATTATAGTTATCCAAGAAATCTTGGTGTTGGAAGGAATTAAGGTCGATGTCGCCGTTTTCTAAAGCAGTATTCGGCTGACTATATTCAGTAAACTCTACATATTCCAAATCGATCCCTTCATCAGCTAACCGTTCTTGTACGTCATCCCAAACATCTGTATCTGCACCAATCACACCTAGTTGAACCGTTGTATCTTCTGCGTCATCTGCTGAACCTTGCCCGTTACTACAGCCAGCAACAACAAAAAGCGCTGCAACTGCTAAACTTAACAATCCTTTTCTCTTTCTCATTAAACATTCCTCCCGTTTTTAATGACTCACTCTTCTTATTAACCAATTACTAACTGCTTGGCTGATAAATACGATAATTAAAATGATAACAACTGCAACCAGAGTAACATCTGTTTGGAAGCGATTATAACCTCTGGTAATCGCTAGGTTCCCTAATCCGCCAGCACCAACAGCTCCAGCCATTGCTGTAAGACTGATGACATTAATAATCGTTAAAGCAGAAACGCGAATAATACCAGGTAAACCTTCACGTAAATAGACCCGAAAAATAATACCAAACGGACTGGTCCCCATCGCTTCTGCCGCTTCGATGACGCCCGGGTCAACTTCTAACAAAGCCACCTCAATTTGCCGAGCATAAAAAGGAACAACGCCGACGATCAATGGAACCAAGGCAGCTGTCGCACCAATCGAAGTTCCCACGATAAAACGGGTAAAGGTAACCAACAAGGCTAACAAAATAATAAAAGGAATCGAACGAACCGTATTGACAACTTCATCTAAGATATTAAAAAATACAGGTTGTTCTAACAATCCGCCGGGTCTAGTAACAACGAGTAAAATACCGAAAATAAGCCCTATAACACCTGCTATTAACGAGGTATAAACGGTCATATAAATTGTTTCTTGAGTTGCTTCAATAAATTCATCGGGAATATCCATAACATTAGGTAAATATTGTTCAAGTAAATCTTGCATATTAAACGCCTCCTTCCGCTTGTTTTAATATGTTGACATAGACCCCTTCACTTTTCAGATACTCAAAAGCTTTTTGTCTTTGTTCCAATTCTCCTGACAAGTTTACAATTAAGCTTCCTAGAGGCGTGTCTTGGATAATTTCAACATTGCCGTATAAAATATTAGTGGTTACTTGAAATTGGCTGAATAATTCCGCGATTAACGGTTTACTCGTCTGGTCACCTACATAAGACAGTTCGACTAACCATTCGTTTTCTCCCAACTTCGAGAAACTATCACTACCTAAAATCGTATCCAGCGCTTGATCAATATGTGTCGCGGTTCGGATAAAATCTTTAGTCAATGGTTTTTCTGGTTGACTGAAAATTTGAATGCTGCCCCCTCGTTCAATAATTTCTCCTTCTTCCATGACGGCCACTTTATTACAGATCTCTTTGACCACTTGCATCTCATGAGTGATGATTACAATGGTCAAGCCTAATTGTTTATTTAGTTTTTGCAATAAAGATAAAATTTGCAAGGTCGTTTTAGGGTCTAGCGCACTGGTTGCTTCGTCACACAATAAAATTTCTGGATCATTAGCCAATGACCGAGCAATCGCTACCCGCTGTTTTTGTCCCCCAGATAATTGACTAGGATAGGCATTAATTTCTTCGGATAGTCCGACTAAATCTAATAACTCATTGACTTTTTGTCTACGTTCTTTTTTTGTAGTTCCTGAATATCTCAAAGAAAAGGCTACATTATCAAAAATCGTACGATTGTTCATTAAATTAAAGTGTTGAAAGATCATCCCAATTTTTTTGCGCTTAGCTCGTAATTCTTTAGGTTTAAGAGAACTGTAGTCCGTCCCATTTACTTCAACGACTCCTTCAGTAGGTTCTTGTAACAAATTTATCACTCGGACTAATGTACTCTTGCCAGCGCCAGAGTATCCAACAATCCCATACACATCGCCTTGATCCACTGAAAGATCAACGTTTTTGACCGCTGGGATTTCACGGTTTCCTTGGCGAAAAGTTACTGAAATATCTTTTAATTCAATCATTTATAACCTCTCCTTATCTACTTAAAAAACTTTTATTCGTTTGTCTTATAAAAAAAGTCCTCAAGAAAACAATCAATTATCTGTTTTCTTGAGGACGCCTAAAGCGCGGTACCACCTCAATTAAGCTGTATAACCAGCTTCTCTTTATCCGGACATGTGGACACAAACAAGATATCGGGTTGTAACCGTCATCTCCTCGTTTAGTAACTTAAAGATGAATCACTCGATGGCCATTTTCAAAAGGCTGTTTTTCTCCTTCTCAGCTAGCGGAGTTTTCTGTAAAAAACGTCACCTATTTACTTACCATGTCTTCGTTAATTATTTAATAAAAAAAGTCCTTTTACCGGTATTTGCGTTTACCAGTAAAAGGACGAATAGTCGTGTTACCACCTTTTGTTCAGAAGTTAAAACTTCCCTTAGCCCGACATTTTCAACTTTATGAAAGATCGGTGTTCTTTTTAACGGTAGAACTTCCGAGCATGCCTACTTATCGACACGCTATCCTCCTAGGCCATTTTCAACTTTTCATGACTTAACTCTTTTCACCAACCAGAGTCTCTCTTTAAAGCATCCAAGTTTACTTCCCTAATCTGCGGATATTATTTTTCTTATCAATGTGATCAATTTACCGTATCTTATAAGAAATGTCAACACTAACTGCTTATTTTTTAGGATGAATATAAGATTCCTTGCTTAGCCAAAGCTTGTTTAATTGTTTCAAAAGTCTCTTGATCTGGTGCAGCAATAGTATGAAGATGAATCCCATTCGTTAATTGTAGTAAAAAGTTTGCTTGAGAAGCTTCATAGTTTTGCATAAAAGCTTCAACATCAGACTGATCTTTAATATATAAATTTCCTACAATTTCGCCATAAAGATCGTGTTCAATAATGACATCGATAATTTCACCGCCTAAAGAAACAATAGCCTCTAGCTCTTGGCGTGTTTGTTCTTTGGTGTGCTGCACTACTACTTTTGCTAAGTAACCCTTTTGATCATAAGCCATTCTGTAACCTTTGGCGCTTGCGATAATTTCTTCTCCGGCGGCGCGTAAAAGTGCGATATCGCCCACAATAATTTGACGACTGACGCCAAATTTTTGAGCAAATTGGTTAGCGCTAATGGCTTCAGAAGATTGTTGCAACAAATCAAGTAATGCTTTACGCCGCTTTTGACCATCCATAGCTATTCCCCCAGTTGATTTTTTTGCATGCGTTGCACATGTGCCATCATATCTTTAAAGGTTTCTATAATTGCTTCTTCATATACAGTATTCGTTACAGCTTTGCGAACTTGCGCGAGTATTTCTTCATATCGTTTCGTATCAAAAAAGTCTTCATTATTATTTGTTTTGATTTGCGCAATGTTAGTGGTTGCTGCCATCCTTTTTTCTAACAACCCGGCGATTTGCCAATCTAACTCATCGATTATATCTTGTTGTTGTTTTAAAGGTGTCACTTCCTGGGGATCCAATTCAATCGTTTTTATTACAGTTGCTGGATTGCCAGCAATGACTACATTATCAGGAAAAGATTTCGTTACGACACTTCCAGCCCCCACAACCACATTGTTACCTAATGTAACGCCGGGTATAATGACAGAGCCACCACCAATCCATACATCATTACCAATAGTGATCGGACTTCCGTCTTCTAAGCCGCTTTTTCTTTTTACTGGGTGCAGTGGGTGGGATGCTGTGTATAATTTAACGTTAGGCGCTAACATGCAATCATCCCCAATGGAGATCGGACAAATATCAAGCAGCACGCAATCGTAATTCGCATAAAAATTTTCCCCAACTGATATATTATAGCCATAATCAAAGCGCAGTGTTGGTTCGATATGAACATGGTTTTCGGCATGACCAAAAGTTTCTTTTACTAACTGTCTACGAAGCGCTGGATCATCTTCGCGATTGATCAAAAGTTGTTGTTTTCTAGCCGCTTTGCGGTCCGCCGCTAATTCTGGATCGGCTGAAAAATACAATTCACCAGCAATCATTTTTTCTTTTTCTGTACGTTCAGACATAACTTACTCCTCACACTATATTCTTTTTAGTCCGTTTTTGTTACTGAAATTCTTTTTTCTATCATACAATAACTATCCCTATTTGTCTTTGCTTTCATTTTAAACAAACTTGATGAAAAAAATCACAAATTTTAGCTTTTTCCTTAAATTTTTGTGACACCTTAGACAAAACATGGTAAAATTAGCCTAATTGAAATAATAAGCGAGGTGAACAAAATCATGTTAGCAGCTATTATATATTGGGGCCTTATTTTGATTAACATTGCTTGGCTAGCACTTAGTTTGTATTTTTCGATCTTCTATTTAGTACGTAAAGAAAACGGAAATCTATGGGCATTTGGACTTTTGAATGTTCTTTCAGCAGTTGTGCTTTGGGTCACAATGCTTATTTATAATACTTGGGGCTGGGGCATTACCCAATACTCAAGTCTGATCTATTTAATCTTAGGGCTTTTGCTTGGTTTAACAGTTATTCAAGCTATCTTAGGTCGTGAACCTAAAGAAACTAAAGCAGCCTGAATGACTTAAACAATGAATATTGGTCTGATTTTAGTTGACAATGTCCCTTTTTTCTTCTAAAATCAGAGCGAGTTGAAATTTGAATAAAAGATACCTTTGAACAGGTAGAGGTCGCAAATTTCATTAACCCTGTGGAGTGGAGCAGCACGTAGAAACAGGACTAGGGAAATTGGCCGAAACGATTTTTTCTTGCTTGAATCAATCGTTGGGACGCAAGTAAACAGCTTGCGTACTGTCTTAGCACAAGCTAAGGTGCGCTATGTTTTGTGAGAAGTTTGTTGACAAAATGTCTGCAGTCGTTTTCCAATCATGGAGTACGACTGTTTTTTCTTTATATTGCTTGTGTGTTTTCAAAATTCATCACTCAAAAAAAGAGGGAGAATGAAAACATGAAAAAAAATTATTGGCTATTATTAGTGTCTTTATTTATGGTGTTGTTTGGCGCCACAGCGATAGCAAACGCAGATGAAAAAACCCCTGATGATCAGTTTAGGGTAGGAATGGAAACTGCTTATGCGCCTTTTAACTGGACACAAACCAACGATCGTAATGGAGCTGTACCTAAAAGCGGTGATTCGAATTCTTATGCTGGAGGATACGATGTCCAGATGGCTAAAAAAATTGCCGAAGGAATGGATAAGGAATTGGTCGTTGTCCCAATTGAATGGGATGGTCTTGTACCAGCCTTAAATTCTGGTCAAATTGATGCAATTGTTGCTGGAATGTCGCCAACCGAAGAACGTCGTAAAGAAATCGACTTTACCGATCCTTATTATGAATCAGATTTAGTTGTTGTCACACGTCAAGACAGCGATTATGCGGATGCAAAATCGCTTGATGACCTTAACGGGGCACAAATTACTGCGCAACTAAACACTTTCCACTATTCTGTAATTGATCAAATCCCCGGAGTAGATAAGCAACAAGCACAAAGCGACTTTTCTGCTATGCGGGTAGCTTTGTCCTCGGGAATTATCGATGGCTATGTCAGCGAACGCCCCGAAGGTGTCACTGCAACTAATGTCAATGATGATTTGACAATGGTTGAATTCGATGAAGGAGAAGGCTTTGAAACAGCCCCAGAAGACATCCAAGTGGCTGTGGGTATGCGCCAAGACGATCCTGATTTAAACCAAGTCAATGACATTTTAGGTGGCATTCCAGAAGATGAACGAACTCAGATTATGGACCAAGCAGTAGAAGATCAACCCTCTTCGTCCGATAGCGCA contains:
- a CDS encoding methionine ABC transporter permease, encoding MQDLLEQYLPNVMDIPDEFIEATQETIYMTVYTSLIAGVIGLIFGILLVVTRPGGLLEQPVFFNILDEVVNTVRSIPFIILLALLVTFTRFIVGTSIGATAALVPLIVGVVPFYARQIEVALLEVDPGVIEAAEAMGTSPFGIIFRVYLREGLPGIIRVSALTIINVISLTAMAGAVGAGGLGNLAITRGYNRFQTDVTLVAVVIILIIVFISQAVSNWLIRRVSH
- a CDS encoding methionine ABC transporter ATP-binding protein; the encoded protein is MIELKDISVTFRQGNREIPAVKNVDLSVDQGDVYGIVGYSGAGKSTLVRVINLLQEPTEGVVEVNGTDYSSLKPKELRAKRKKIGMIFQHFNLMNNRTIFDNVAFSLRYSGTTKKERRQKVNELLDLVGLSEEINAYPSQLSGGQKQRVAIARSLANDPEILLCDEATSALDPKTTLQILSLLQKLNKQLGLTIVIITHEMQVVKEICNKVAVMEEGEIIERGGSIQIFSQPEKPLTKDFIRTATHIDQALDTILGSDSFSKLGENEWLVELSYVGDQTSKPLIAELFSQFQVTTNILYGNVEIIQDTPLGSLIVNLSGELEQRQKAFEYLKSEGVYVNILKQAEGGV
- a CDS encoding transcription repressor NadR, with the protein product MDGQKRRKALLDLLQQSSEAISANQFAQKFGVSRQIIVGDIALLRAAGEEIIASAKGYRMAYDQKGYLAKVVVQHTKEQTRQELEAIVSLGGEIIDVIIEHDLYGEIVGNLYIKDQSDVEAFMQNYEASQANFLLQLTNGIHLHTIAAPDQETFETIKQALAKQGILYSS
- a CDS encoding chorismate mutase, with amino-acid sequence MSERTEKEKMIAGELYFSADPELAADRKAARKQQLLINREDDPALRRQLVKETFGHAENHVHIEPTLRFDYGYNISVGENFYANYDCVLLDICPISIGDDCMLAPNVKLYTASHPLHPVKRKSGLEDGSPITIGNDVWIGGGSVIIPGVTLGNNVVVGAGSVVTKSFPDNVVIAGNPATVIKTIELDPQEVTPLKQQQDIIDELDWQIAGLLEKRMAATTNIAQIKTNNNEDFFDTKRYEEILAQVRKAVTNTVYEEAIIETFKDMMAHVQRMQKNQLGE
- a CDS encoding ABC transporter permease subunit (The N-terminal region of this protein, as described by TIGR01726, is a three transmembrane segment that identifies a subfamily of ABC transporter permease subunits, which specificities that include histidine, arginine, glutamine, glutamate, L-cystine (sic), the opines (in Agrobacterium) octopine and nopaline, etc.) produces the protein MKKNYWLLLVSLFMVLFGATAIANADEKTPDDQFRVGMETAYAPFNWTQTNDRNGAVPKSGDSNSYAGGYDVQMAKKIAEGMDKELVVVPIEWDGLVPALNSGQIDAIVAGMSPTEERRKEIDFTDPYYESDLVVVTRQDSDYADAKSLDDLNGAQITAQLNTFHYSVIDQIPGVDKQQAQSDFSAMRVALSSGIIDGYVSERPEGVTATNVNDDLTMVEFDEGEGFETAPEDIQVAVGMRQDDPDLNQVNDILGGIPEDERTQIMDQAVEDQPSSSDSADGEEESSGLLATFKNIISEYGMLFLRGAGLTLVIAIFSTIAGTIIGLLIGIFRSTPESESPLLRALQKIANGILRIYIEVFRGTPMMVQAMVIFYGVALLFSIDMNRTIAALLIVSVNTGAYMSEIVRGGIFAVDEGQFEAAQAIGMTHGQSMRKVILPQAIRNILPAIGNETVINIKDTAVLSVISVGDLFFQGTAAAGTNLLFFQTFTIVGAIYLVMTLTATGLLRLMEKKMDGPNSYNKIEETTTGHE